The following are encoded together in the Actinoplanes sp. N902-109 genome:
- a CDS encoding STAS domain-containing protein, translated as MQAIVTDHCSDVVVLSLRGELDADTTNRLHELLASLLDRPVPKIVVDLTDLKFCDSVGLSTFITAKQVISARGGWLSFAGPNPFLAGLLETVGLSRYFAIFPEVDDAIAAARI; from the coding sequence ATGCAGGCCATTGTGACCGATCACTGCTCCGACGTCGTCGTGCTCAGCCTGCGCGGTGAACTCGACGCCGACACCACCAACCGGCTGCACGAACTTCTGGCGTCCCTCCTCGACCGGCCCGTACCGAAAATCGTCGTCGACCTGACCGATCTGAAGTTCTGCGACTCGGTGGGCCTCAGCACCTTCATCACGGCGAAACAGGTCATCTCGGCCCGGGGTGGCTGGCTGAGCTTCGCCGGGCCCAACCCCTTTCTCGCCGGTCTGCTCGAAACGGTCGGCCTGAGCCGGTACTTCGCCATCTTCCCCGAGGTCGACGACGCGATCGCCGCGGCTCGGATCTAG
- a CDS encoding universal stress protein, giving the protein MTILVWLAEGTWEACIDAARDLDGDVTLLHVVDVGTEAALSGSAGLLGRIAGADAGELLAGAERRLLDTAAERLGRPARRITLRGHPERVVVAACADADVLVLARDGDRTRLGPRSLGHRTRFVVDHAPCRVLLVWPGSPPPITSLP; this is encoded by the coding sequence GTGACCATTCTGGTGTGGCTTGCCGAGGGCACCTGGGAGGCGTGCATCGACGCCGCTCGCGATCTCGACGGCGACGTGACGCTGTTGCACGTGGTGGATGTCGGCACCGAGGCCGCGCTCAGTGGATCGGCGGGTCTGCTGGGTCGTATCGCCGGTGCCGATGCCGGGGAATTGCTCGCCGGGGCGGAACGGCGATTGCTCGACACGGCCGCGGAAAGGCTCGGCAGGCCAGCCCGGAGAATCACTTTGCGTGGTCACCCGGAACGGGTCGTCGTAGCGGCGTGCGCTGATGCGGATGTGCTGGTCCTGGCGCGGGACGGCGATCGCACCCGGCTCGGGCCGCGCAGCCTCGGGCACCGGACGAGGTTCGTTGTTGATCACGCACCGTGCCGGGTTCTGCTGGTCTGGCCCGGGTCGCCGCCGCCGATCACCTCGCTACCATGA